From Primulina tabacum isolate GXHZ01 chromosome 2, ASM2559414v2, whole genome shotgun sequence, one genomic window encodes:
- the LOC142537223 gene encoding vicilin Cor a 11.0101-like has product MGAKASLCLAVFALLLVSSFGVKDPEWKQCEVQRQFDEKQRESCVRRCEEYSRKKQERERGGEGGGGGGRGSYGEEDQNWNRESPTARLRECVKGCETQHGEQKERCQRSCQQEYEREKERHEENERLEEGGEEQQQHEEINPYVFEDHHFITRPQTQHGRLRILQKFTDRSKKLFRGIENYRFAICEADPLTFIVPYHFDAETLVFVAKGKGTVSLVTKDRRESFNIKEGDIMRIKAGTTTYIINSDENERLVLAKLLQPVSTPGNFEAFYGAGGENPESFYRVFSNEILEAAFNVRRDRIQKLFGQQKQGAILKVSREQIQGMSHHEEGGIWPFGGGESKGILNIYQQHPMHANQYGQLYEVDSSSFRSLHGLDVAITLANITRGAMTALYYNSRATKICTVKDGAGYYEMACPHMSQLQNHHEGSSQREQPGSRRMSSGTPSYQKSSSRLQRGTVVVVPAGHPFVAVASNNQNLQLMCFVVHANDNEKHALAGKRNVMNRLEREAKELAFGVPERVIDEVFRSQEEEFFFKGPRQQHRGFSDM; this is encoded by the exons ATGGGTGCCAAAGCGAGTTTATGTTTGGCGGTCTTTGCGTTGTTGCTTGTTTCATCGTTCGGGGTTAAAGACCCAGAGTGGAAGCAGTGCGAAGTCCAGCGACAATTCGACGAGAAACAGAGGGAATCCTGTGTGAGACGCTGCGAGGAATACAGTAGAAAAAAACAGGAAAGGGAGCGTGGCGGCGAAGGTGGCGGTGGCGGCGGCCGCGGCTCTTATGGTGAAGAGGATCAGAACTGGAACCGCGAGAGCCCGACCGCGCGGCTACGTGAGTGCGTGAAGGGCTGCGAAACCCAACATGGCGAGCAAAAAGAACGCTGCCAGCGTAGCTGCCAGCAAGAATACGAAAGGGAGAAAGAAAGGCATGAAGAAAATGAAAGACTGGAGGAAGGAGGAGAGGAGCAGCAGCAACATGAGGAGATTAATCCATATGTGTTCGAGGATCACCATTTTATCACCAGACCGCAGACTCAACACGGCCGCCTTCGGATCCTGCAGAAATTCACCGACAGGTCAAAGAAACTCTTCCGAGGCATCGAGAACTATCGTTTCGCGATTTGTGAAGCTGATCCTCTGACTTTCATTGTTCCTTATCATTTTGATGCCGAAACTCTGGTCTTTGTGGCGAAAG GAAAGGGAACAGTGAGCTTAGTGACGAAAGACAGGAGGGAAAGTTTCAATATTAAAGAAGGTGATATAATGAGGATCAAAGCGGGGACTACTACTTATATTATCAATAGCGATGAGAATGAAAGACTTGTCTTAGCGAAGCTGTTGCAGCCAGTCTCCACTCCTGGTAATTTTGAG GCTTTTTACGGTGCTGGAGGGGAGAATCCAGAATCATTCTACAGGGTCTTCAGCAATGAAATACTTGAAGCTGCATTCaac GTGAGAAGAGATAGGATCCAAAAGTTATTTGGGCAGCAGAAGCAAGGTGCGATATTGAAGGTTTCCAGGGAGCAAATCCAGGGCATGAGCCACCACGAAGAGGGCGGAATCTGGCCGTTTGGCGGTGGCGAGTCGAAgggcattttaaatatttatcagCAACACCCTATGCATGCCAACCAATATGGACAGCTCTACGAAGTGGATTCTAGCAGTTTCAGGTCGCTACACGGCCTTGATGTTGCTATTACTTTAGCCAACATCACCAGG GGTGCAATGACGGCTCTGTATTACAACTCGAGGGCAACAAAGATCTGTACAGTGAAAGACGGGGCAGGCTACTATGAAATGGCGTGTCCCCACATGTCTCAGTTACAGAACCACCACGAGGGCAGCAGCCAGCGCGAGCAACCCGGCTCCCGCCGCATGTCCAGTGGCACCCCCAGCTATCAGAAAAGCAGCTCCCGCCTTCAACGCGGCACTGTGGTGGTTGTACCGGCAGGTCATCCTTTCGTGGCTGTGGCCTCAAACAATCAGAATCTGCAGCTCATGTGCTTTGTAGTCCACGCCAATGACAACGAAAAACATGCTCTCGCAG GGAAGAGAAACGTGATGAATCGGCTAGAGAGAGAGGCAAAAGAGCTGGCTTTCGGGGTTCCAGAAAGAGTAATAGATGAAGTGTTCAGGAGTCAAGAAGAGGAGTTCTTCTTCAAGGGACCTCGCCAGCAACACCGGGGCTTTTCCGATATGTGA